The Chryseolinea soli nucleotide sequence TGGATTCCGTATAGTAGTTGGCCACGCCATCCACGGTCATCAAATATTTTCCGATCAACTCCGTAACAATCAACATATCGATACCCGACGTTTTCGGATCGCGTTGAAAGGCCTGCTGGTTGAGAAAAATTTGTTGGTTGCTAATGTTCTCGATGAAATCACGGCCGGGATAGTAAGTCGCCAAAAATTCGGTGAGTTTTGCTTTCACAAACTCTTCGTTAAAATAACCCGCCGGCATTTTGCTGTCTTTCATATACTGCGGCACATCGGCCACCGCGTGATCGGCCGTGAGAAACACGGTGTAGTTTCCTGCACCGGCTTGTTGATCGAGATGCTTCAACAGGTCTTCCAGGTCGCGATCGAGACGAAGGTAAATGTCTTCAAGCTCAACAGCGTTGGGGCCCATCATGTGCCCTACTACATCGGGAGTGGAGAAAGAAATACAGAGGAAATCAGGGTCGTCGTGCTTGCCCATCTGTTCATTAGTGAGCGTAGCTTTGGCCATCTCGGTGAGATAGTCGTTGGCAAATGGCGTGGCCGGCAGCAATTCGAAGTTGTTGTTCTTGCCGCGTAGCTGACTGAGCGCATAGGGAAACACCGGTCGATCTTTGCCGTTGATCTTGCGTTCATACGGGCTGTTGTCCGGACCACTCTCGGTATACTGTTCAATCGGAAGAAGTGTTTTCCATTCCTCGTTCAGGTATTGATTGGGCAGATTTTGTGCGTTGAATTTGACCAGCCAATCCGGAAGCTTGGACATGTAGTAGGTGCTGGAAATAAATTTTCCGGAGAGCGCGTCATACCAATAGGCTGCATCGGCCATGTGTCCCGCAGGCAAAGCGGCACCGCGATCTTTGAAAGATATGCCGATCACTTTGGATCGCTTTTGTGTAAACAACTTCAACTCGTCGGTCACCGTGGAAGACAGCAGCCGCCATGGCGAAACATCACCATTACCGGCGTCGTTGCCGACCGGTTTTTGACGGGGATCCATCACACAGTTCACAATCTGCCTGGCCTGCTTGTCATAAAAATCATTTCCGATGATGCCGTGTATCGCAGGCGTAGAGCCGGTATAAACGGAAGCGTGTCCGGGGCCCGTAACCGTTGGCGCATAGTTGTAGTGCGCGTTGCGCAGCATGAAGCCGTCGTTCATGAGGCGCTTGAACCCGCCGGCGCCAAACTTGGAATAGTAGCGGTAAAGATACTCTTGCCGCATCTGGTCCACCACGATACCCACTACCAGTTTAGGGCGGTCGGGTGCTGCCGATTGCGCGCTTACCGCGGTCGATAACAGGGCAGCAAAAAAGATAAGCAATATTCCAGAGATGTGACGCACTTGCATAGTCCAGTGTTTGAGCCGCAAGTTACGGATTAGGGTGAATAGAAAATGAATTCTTGCTGAACGGTATGTTAATTATCTGAGCAATAGATCCGGTCGTAGTCGTCTTGCTCATACACCTCTTTCCGGAGCATTTTGCCGTCGGCGGTGTAATAGATCACCACAAAAATAGACGCCTCCTCGACATGCTTTTCCGTGAAATAGAGGGGCTCCCCGGGCGATCCCACATTGATGATATCACTGAACGTCATCGGGATCACCGTCCCCTTCCGGCTGTTGATCACCCCGTAGCGGCGGTCCCGCTGCACGATGGCAAGCTTTTCGCCGGGGTTGTCCTGTATCAATTTATACGCACTGACCTTATCCAAAAGGACTTGCTTACTGCCGATCTCATAGACCATCCATAGTCCGCCCTTTTTTACAAAAGCCGCCGTGTCGTTCCAATAGCGCACTTCCGTGAACTCGAGGGGATCGAGCGGTTTACCATCCCAAGCCACAAATCCGTACGCTCCATTTTTATAGGCCACCACCACCTTGTCATTGTACGGCACCAGGTTTTTGCTGTACCCTGGGGCGATCAGCTTCTTGCGCTTGCAATCGAACAGTCCAAATTTCATGGCCTTTAACAGCGATACCACGCCCCGGCTCACCGAGCCAATGGCGTCGTACTCCACGGGCAAGACGGGCTTGCCATCGATGCTCAGCAGTCCTTTTTTATCGCGCTTGTGCACCACAAAAAAACCTTCGCCCGCATATTGGATCTTTTCCAGGGGCGTGGTGAAAAGCTTTTGGCCCAACCGGTTATAAATGGTTTTTTTATCGCCCTGCTCCACCATTAAAAAACTGGAGGAGTCCTGGCCGGGAACAAACTCGGTACGCAAAGGCTGAGGCAACGTGATGTAACGGCGAGGTGAAAAATAAATGCGAAGACTGTCCTTCTTCATGCCCAGGGCAAAGGGTCCGGCGAAGGCGATCGAATCAAATGCCGGACTTTGGTGGGTCATTGTTGCAGGGGCAAACAACTGCCACGCCGTCCCGTCGTGTACCGCCGTCCAGGGATCCTGCATGATCACCCGGCGAAACGGGGCTGAGACCTCGCCGGAAGCGTTAACGGTACGGGTACCGGCCTCGTTTGCAAGGGTGGCACCAAAGTAGGCCGGTGTCAATACCTGTCTGGCAGGTCGTATATAATTATGGAGCGACTGATCAACGACCCCCGGCCCCTCCGTGGTGGTGACGGCGATCTTGTCGCCGGGCCAGGGCTTCACCTCCTGGTATTCGTTTCCGGCAACCGGCTGTTGTTGCTCAGCGCATGTAGCGATATGGTCGATGGTCACCAGCGTAAAAGTGGCTTGCTTCTTCAGGACGATCACGTCTTTCAGGGCATGGATCTCGTCCCACGCATAGGGCATCAGTCTCCGCCCTGTCAACGTCCATGTTGACCACTGATTATCCTGCTGTAGGGCCAGTAACTTTCCATTGAGAATTTTCGCGTCGTCAAGGCAGCCGTCGCCCACGGTAAACCCGGTTTTGTGGATCACCCGGGAGCAGCCTTCCTGTTCCATCAACAAGAAGCCCACACCGATGTCTTCGACTGAAACCACTGTTTCGTTGGCAATGATCGCGCCGTTCAGGGCCACCACGTTGTGAGGAAGCACCAGCACGTCGTCGGTCACGTTGCCACAGCGGTAGTCGTTGGCCAATTCATCCATGGCGGCGGAAATGATCTCGCGGCCATCCTTGTCCATGAACCCGAACTGACCGGCGTGCAAAAACGGCACCAGGTAATTATGTTCCAGGTCGATCACAGCGCGAAGGGAATCGCTCTTGAATTTTCCCTGGCGTTGTTCTTCGGGGAGCAGGTGAAAAAGTATGTTCCGGGCCCTTCCGGCAAAGGTGCTCTCGGGGTAATTCCGGAGAAAGTTTTCATAGCTTTCGACCGATCCGGCGGCGGTGCTTAACTGAAAAATATTTTGTTCGGCCTCCCTCCGGTGGGGCGTGTCGGGGTGCTCTTTGAGAAAGGTTTCGTAGCTGGCCAGGCGTTGGTCTTGCGTGGCGCTTTCGAAGAACAAACGGTCATACCGGGCGCGGGCCTCGCGGGCCCTGGACGACTCGGGATACCGGTCGAGATAGGCGGCAAACGCCTGATGTGTATTCAGTAAAAGCGCATCCTGATAGGCCACTTCATCGCGAAGGCCCGCGGCTTGGTCGCGTTGTTGGGCCGTGGTGAAATGAGCAATGAATTCCACATAGGCCCGCTCGGTGTGAAGGGTCCTGGCCCGCACAAAGGCGGCGCTGTCGATCTGCTGCCGCAGGCGGATCAGGACCAGGCTGTCCAGGGGAAAACGTTTCAATCGTTCCCGCTGCTTGACGGTAGTCTTCTGAAAATCAACGAGTGAGTGCTGAACATACTCGTAGGCCGAGTCGAGTTGGTGTGCGGGATTGGAGGGGGTGAAAAAGTACTGTGCCATCACATAGGCGGCAGCGGTGTTGAGACTGTCCTTGGTCATCGCCTTTCGAAGCTGCCCGTAAGCTTTATCCCACTTTTGCTTTCGGATATTGCTCTTCGCCTGGTCCACGCCCTGTGCCACAACCCCGGCGGTGATGAGAAGCGCTGTGATGCATGGTAAAAATTTGTAGATCGACCGCATTACCTTTGGGTGGCTGTAAAACTACAAACTTCACAATAAGATTTAGCCTTAACTATGGCTAAGCCTGTTGGATGATGTAATAAATTTTGTAAATTTTCAGATTGTTAACAGCGTACACATGGCAAAGCTTAAGAACATTATAAAGCAACTTTCGGAAAAAGATTTCAAGGCTATCTACGACTCGCTGATCGAGAGCAACGCCGAGAAATCCGCTTATCTGCTCCGTTCCTTGCGGGAACGCCAGCTTTCGGACAACAAAATCATGACCGAACTGGACGTCAACGCCAACGCTTACTACACCCTCCGGTCGCGCCTCAACCTCAAGATCGAGGAGTACCTGATGGGTCAATTGGAGAGCCCCCGCACCGATGTACTGCGTAAAGTGGCCAACATTAATGAGGTACTTTTTACCAAAAAGAAAGCAATTTCCGTGGCCACCCTCAAGAAGCTCGAGAAGGAGCTGCTGGACTACGACCTGGCCAACGAGCTGACCATCATCTACAAATCGCTCAAGAAGCTCAATATCAACTCCCCGGATTATTTCCAATACTCCCAGCTCTATAACCGCCACGTGGCCTACATGCTGGCCGTGGACAAGGCCGAAGACCTGCTGGCCGACTATTTCAAAAAATACGGCGACTACCTCCTCAACGGCGGCGAAGTGGAAAAACTCGGCCTGGGCCTCCTCATGAAGGAGATGCTGAATGTGGCCAAGCTCTACGAGTCACACCGCCTCTACGTATACCAAAGCTGTATGTACATCTTCCACCGCCTCTTCGTGGAAGTGGACGATAACATGCAACAGGATGGCGAGTCCATCGAAGACATCTTCGACAAGGTGCAGAAGATCTTCGAAAGCTATCACCTCGACTCCATCTACTATCACATGAACCTGGTGTTCGAGTTCCTGAAACTCGAATATTATAATCACTACAAAGTGTACCGCCAGGCCGAAAAATATTTCGAGGAAGTGAACGACGCTTGCGCGAATTTGCTGGTGAACTATTCCACCTTCACCTTCCCCACGCAGTTCCTCATCTCCAAGATCGAACGCCACCTGCGCAACGGGACCGAAGTCGAATTGTATGCCGAAAATGAAAGCATCTTCTTGGACTATGAAGTCGACATGATGGACGTGCCCAAGCACATCGTCTACGTCATCTACCGCGCCATCTCCTGCTACTACAGCGGGAAGTTTGAAGAGGCGGCCAAGCTCATCAACGGCCTGCTGAACGATGTGAGCCTGAAGAAGTATCCCTACGCCCAGTTGGAAATCAAATCATTGCTGGCCCTGCAATACACGCTCCTGCGCGACTTCGAATTGTTCAACCAACTTTCCAACAGCATCCAACGCCAGATCCGCTTGTCGGGAAAAGACAACTGCGAGAACATCCAGCTCTTCCTGAAGATCCTGAAGATCGCCACCAGCGAAGCCAAGAAAGAAAAAGCCAAAAAGATCCAGAGCGTGATCCCGCGCCTGTCCGGCATGAAAATGGACTACTTCGCCCCTACCATGCTCATTAAATTGGATGAGAAGTTTGTAGATCTGCTGACAGACTTTTAGCAGCGTCCTGATCTGACAGAACAGATCAGGAATTTCAAATCACGATTATTATTCGATTGTCCGCTCAGACTTCCAGCTTCACGATGCTCTCGTGCGACAGCGGTTTGTTGAGGTAAAGCCGCACGTTCTCGTATTTCTTCGAACGGTTGAAATCCTGGGGATTGATGGAAGACGTGAGCATCACGATCTTGCATTTTTTCTTGGCGATGTTGGTGAGTTTTTCGAATTCGTCCAGGAACTGAAAACCGTCCATCAACGGCATGTCGATATCGAGGAAGATCACGTCCGGCAATACCTGGTCAGCCACATCCAGCTTTTCCATGTTCTTCAAAAATTCGATCGCGCTCTTTGCGCCGGTGTGCGTGTAGATGTTGTCGGTAACGGCAGCCGCTTCGATCATCTTCTGGTTGATAAGGTTGTCAATTTCATTGTCGTCAATGAGCATGACAGTTCTGTACTTTCTTGCGGCCATAGTTAAATTTTGGTATGAATGCTGTATAAAAATAAGCCTTTGATCCTTATTTGCAAATCCCTAAATATCAAATTTTATCCCTTGCGCCAACGGCAGGTTGTCGCCGAAGTTGATGGTGTTTGTCTGACGCCGCATATATGCCTTCCAAGCATCCGAACCCGACTCGCGTCCACCGCCGGTCTCTTTCTCACCGCCAAACGCACCACCGATCTCCGCACCCGACGTGCCGATGTTCACGTTCGCAATGCCGCAGTCCGATCCGGCCGCCGACAAGAAACGCTCCATCTCCTGCATGTTCGTGGTCATGATCGATGACGACAGGCCTTGCTTCACGCCATTTTGTTTTTGTATCGCTTCGGCCAGGCTCTTATAACGGATCAGGTACAAGATCGGCGCGAAGGTTTCTTGCTGCACGATCTCGTATTCATTTTCCACGACGGCTACGGCCGGTTTCACATAACATTCCGATTCATAACCTTTCCCCTGCAACACACCACCCTTTACAACAAATTCTCCGCCGGCTTGTTTTACTTTCCGCAACGCATCCTGGTATTGCTTCACCGCCGTCTTGTCGATGAGCGGGCCCACATGATTTCCGGTATCCAACGGGTTGCCGATGCTCAGGTGGGCATAGGCATTTTTCAACCGGTCTTTCACTTCATCAAAAATACTGTCGTGAATGATGAGCCTTCGGGTGGTCGTACAACGCTGGCCCGCCGTGCCCACCGCACCAAACAGCGCGCCGCGGATCGCCATGTCGAGGTTGGCGTGCTCGGTGATGATGATGGCATTGTTTCCCCCCAATTCCAGCAACGCCCGGCCCAACCGCTCGCTCACCGTCCGCGCCACAGCCTTGCCCATGCGCGTGGATCCCGTGGCCGACACCAGCGGTATGCGCTCATCCCGGGCCATCAGTTGTCCAATCGTTGCATCGCCGTTCACCAGGCACGATACGCCCTCGGGGACGCCGTTCTTTTCAAAAACTCTTGTCGTGATCAATTGACAGGCAACACTGCACAAAGGCGTCTTTTCGGAGGGCTTCCACACACAAACATCCCCGCATACCCAGGCCAGCATGGAATTCCATGACCACACGGCTACCGGAAAATTGAAAGCCGAAATAATACCGATCGTGCCGATGGGATGCCACTGCTCGTACATGCGGTGGTTGGGACGCTCCGAGTGCATGGTGAGACCGTGCAATTGCCGGGAAAGGCCCACGGCAAAATCGCAAATGTCGATCATCTCCTGCACCTCGCCGAGCCCTTCCTGGAGGGACTTGCCCATCTCATAGGAAACCAGCTTGCCCAGCGGTTCTTTATATTTTCGCAAGGCCACACCCACCTGGCGCACCACTTCGCCGCGCTTTGGCGCCGGCCACGTACGCCATTCCTGGAAAGCTGCCTCCGATTGCTTTACTACTTTGTCAAAAGTCTTCTCGTCAGCGCCATGCACCGAGCCGATCAGTTTTCCGTCGGCCGGCGAATAGGACTCGATGAGACCGCCGGTGGAGCGATACCATTTCGAGCCTGTGGAAACACCCGGATTGTTTTTCTTGAGGCCCAATTCGGCCAACGCTTCTTTTATACCAAAGTTTTTCATGCGAAAGAGATCGTTTAAGGACCCCGCAAAGGGTCCAAAGTCCAAAAGTGCGTAAAGCTAAGAAAATGTTAGGACGTTATCGCGCGGCTCACCAGTCTACGCCATAGGTGCCCTTTTGGCCTCCCGGATAGAAGCCCTCGATGAGAATACCGCCTTTTTTAAAATCGAGAATGCGGTTGAGGTCCTCCACGTTGTCGACGGGTATTTTGTCGATGTAGGCAATGACAAAACCTTTTTTGATGCCCGTATCTTTCCATTTATCAGTGGCGACGGACGTAACGCGCACACCACCTTCCAACTGCAGGGCTGCCAATTCTTTATAGGGAACGTCCTCGATCTGCACGCCGCTGAGGTCGAACTTCACTTCTTTTTTCTTCACCGTTTCGTTGCCCTCGTTGTTGCGCAGACGGGCCTTCACTTCGCGGCGATCGCCTTCGCGCAAAAAAGCCACCTTTATTTCTTTACCCGGGCGGTTGCGAGCAACCCATTCCTGCAGTTCGGAGACTGAGTTCACCGAGTGGTCGTCGATGCCCACAATAACATCACCGTTGGACAAACCGGATTGTTCGGCGGCGCTGCCGCTGTTCACACGGTTGATCAGCACACCCTGGTTCACTTTCAGATGAAGGTCCTCAGCAATCGAGGCGTTCACGTCGGTGATCTGAATGCCCAACAACCCGCGCTGCACTTGCCCGAATTCCAGCAGATCGTCCATCACCTTTTTCACGAGGCTCACGGGAATGGCAAACGAATATCCCTGATAACTGCCAGACGACGTGGCAATGGCCGAGTTGATGCCAATGAGTTCACCCTGCAAATTCACCAACGCACCTCCGCTATTGCCGGGATTTACGGCAGCATCGGTTTGAATAAAAGCTTCCACCTGCAAATTGTTACGGTCTCTCAGGATGCCGATGTTGCGGGCCTTCGCACTGACAATGCCGGCCGTCACGGTGGAGTTGAGATCAAACGGATTGCCCACCGCCAGCACCCACTCGCCGGGGGTGATACGGTCGGAATTGCCATAACGCAAAAAGGGCAGATGACTGGCGTGGATCTTCAGCAACGCCAGGTCTGTGGTGGGGTCGGTGCCGACAAGCTTTGCATAGAAGCGCTGGTTGTTGTTCATCACCACTTCGATGTTGTTAGCATCCTCCACGACGTGATTGTTGGTCACGATGTAGCCGTCGTCGGAAATGATCACGCCCGAGCCGGACGATCGCGCGGGGGCATCCATATAAAACTCCAAAGGATTGACACTGAAGTCGCCGGGGCCATACGAGGTCCGGATGTGCACCACCCCGGCAGTAACCTGCTTGGCAGTGCTGAGAAAATCCATTCCCTCGGGGACTTTGTAAGAAGTGTCCGGCGCGTAAGCGGCCAGCACCGATTGCTGCCTGTCGGCAATGGAAGGATAGGCCGGTCCGGCAAGGTTGAAAAATTTTAGCGTGAAGATGGAACCGAGGACGCCCCCGATACACGCCGTCAACATGACGATAAGGATTAGAATTGATCGCTTCATACCGGGCCCTTTTTTCTGTCTCTGAAAACTTCTGCGGAGAGAGTAAGAAAGTTAACGTTTCTTTTTCAAAAACGATGGGAACGTCCATCCTTAACCAAAGATTTTCTTTGAGCTGAATTTTTCCCCCGTTAATCACTCAACCCAGGTTACCGGCGGTAAAAGGTGACGGCCTCACGAAAGTGGTACAACTGTCCGGAAACAAAAAAAGGCGCTCCTTTCGGAGCGCCTAACCACCTAACCTAAACCCTTACCCTTAGTTAACCTTGATGGTTGTCTTCACGGCCTTTTTCTCGTCCTTGGGGATAGCGATCTCGAGGATGCCGTTGTTATATTTTGCTTCGATCTTCGCAGCGTCGATGTTTTCAGGCAAAGAGAACGAGCGGCGGAAATTGCCATACTGGGTTTCTACCACGTGAACGTTGGCTTCTTTTCTCTCCTTGGAAAACTTGCGCTCTCCGCTGATGGTTAAATGATTCTCGTTCAAATCGATCTTGAAGTCTTCCTTGGCAAGACCGGGAACGGCCACTTGCACTTCATATGCCTTATCGGTTTCCACGATGTCGACCTTGGGCACGAAAGAATAAGAAGAGCCACCACTGCGGGCCACAGAATCGCCGAAGAAACGGTCGATCAAATTGCTGAATGATGTCGGTGTGTAATCATTAGCGGTGCTATAGCGTACGATACTCATAGAATTATTTTTTTTGGTTTGACATTCGTTTTTGAATCACTGACCTGGTATTAGGGAAAAGTGTGCCGGAGCGATTTTAGGGCATTTTTAATGCCATTATGTCTATTTTAGGCGTTTTTAAGCAATAAAAACAAGTCATAATGACACAAATCCACCTTAGGAGAATGCTTAAAAGGTGGGAATGACGTCAAATCCCATGTGATGCAAAATGTCGGGAGGGGCGCAAATACGGGTTGGTGGGTTTTAACCGTGAAGAAAGGAGGAAAAGGAGCGTCTCTGAGCGATCAATAGGCATACCGTTGCGGGAACGGAAGTCCATAAAAAAAGCCACCTGCTGTTGGCGCGGGTGGCTGACCTTTTGCTCCTCCTCTTGGACTTGAACCAAGGACCCTCTGATTAACAGTCAGATGCTCTAACCAGCTGAGCTAAGGAGGAATGCTTAAAAAGGAGTGCAATATTAAGGACTTGTGTGGGAAACTTCCAACCCCGGTGTGAAAATATTTTGCCAGGGTTCCTTCAAGGCAAAAATACTTGTTCCTGAGGGTGCGAAACCTTGTAGAAGTGGTTCCGTTCATTAACTTTGTAACTCAAAGTACTTTTAGATGAAAGAGATCCAGGAATACGAAAAAGACATCGCCTCCATCCGTGACATGATGGAGCGATCGGCCAAATTCATCTCCCTCACCGGCCTTTCCGGTGTTTTAGCCGGTCTGTACGCGCTGGCAGGGGCCACGGCGGCCTATTTCACGGTACATTACCCGATTTCGCCCCTCAAATTCCGGATCTACTCCGTCCG carries:
- a CDS encoding S1C family serine protease; translated protein: MKRSILILIVMLTACIGGVLGSIFTLKFFNLAGPAYPSIADRQQSVLAAYAPDTSYKVPEGMDFLSTAKQVTAGVVHIRTSYGPGDFSVNPLEFYMDAPARSSGSGVIISDDGYIVTNNHVVEDANNIEVVMNNNQRFYAKLVGTDPTTDLALLKIHASHLPFLRYGNSDRITPGEWVLAVGNPFDLNSTVTAGIVSAKARNIGILRDRNNLQVEAFIQTDAAVNPGNSGGALVNLQGELIGINSAIATSSGSYQGYSFAIPVSLVKKVMDDLLEFGQVQRGLLGIQITDVNASIAEDLHLKVNQGVLINRVNSGSAAEQSGLSNGDVIVGIDDHSVNSVSELQEWVARNRPGKEIKVAFLREGDRREVKARLRNNEGNETVKKKEVKFDLSGVQIEDVPYKELAALQLEGGVRVTSVATDKWKDTGIKKGFVIAYIDKIPVDNVEDLNRILDFKKGGILIEGFYPGGQKGTYGVDW
- a CDS encoding aldehyde dehydrogenase family protein, coding for MKNFGIKEALAELGLKKNNPGVSTGSKWYRSTGGLIESYSPADGKLIGSVHGADEKTFDKVVKQSEAAFQEWRTWPAPKRGEVVRQVGVALRKYKEPLGKLVSYEMGKSLQEGLGEVQEMIDICDFAVGLSRQLHGLTMHSERPNHRMYEQWHPIGTIGIISAFNFPVAVWSWNSMLAWVCGDVCVWKPSEKTPLCSVACQLITTRVFEKNGVPEGVSCLVNGDATIGQLMARDERIPLVSATGSTRMGKAVARTVSERLGRALLELGGNNAIIITEHANLDMAIRGALFGAVGTAGQRCTTTRRLIIHDSIFDEVKDRLKNAYAHLSIGNPLDTGNHVGPLIDKTAVKQYQDALRKVKQAGGEFVVKGGVLQGKGYESECYVKPAVAVVENEYEIVQQETFAPILYLIRYKSLAEAIQKQNGVKQGLSSSIMTTNMQEMERFLSAAGSDCGIANVNIGTSGAEIGGAFGGEKETGGGRESGSDAWKAYMRRQTNTINFGDNLPLAQGIKFDI
- a CDS encoding Hsp20/alpha crystallin family protein produces the protein MSIVRYSTANDYTPTSFSNLIDRFFGDSVARSGGSSYSFVPKVDIVETDKAYEVQVAVPGLAKEDFKIDLNENHLTISGERKFSKERKEANVHVVETQYGNFRRSFSLPENIDAAKIEAKYNNGILEIAIPKDEKKAVKTTIKVN
- the pafA gene encoding alkaline phosphatase PafA, encoding MQVRHISGILLIFFAALLSTAVSAQSAAPDRPKLVVGIVVDQMRQEYLYRYYSKFGAGGFKRLMNDGFMLRNAHYNYAPTVTGPGHASVYTGSTPAIHGIIGNDFYDKQARQIVNCVMDPRQKPVGNDAGNGDVSPWRLLSSTVTDELKLFTQKRSKVIGISFKDRGAALPAGHMADAAYWYDALSGKFISSTYYMSKLPDWLVKFNAQNLPNQYLNEEWKTLLPIEQYTESGPDNSPYERKINGKDRPVFPYALSQLRGKNNNFELLPATPFANDYLTEMAKATLTNEQMGKHDDPDFLCISFSTPDVVGHMMGPNAVELEDIYLRLDRDLEDLLKHLDQQAGAGNYTVFLTADHAVADVPQYMKDSKMPAGYFNEEFVKAKLTEFLATYYPGRDFIENISNQQIFLNQQAFQRDPKTSGIDMLIVTELIGKYLMTVDGVANYYTESILRQASYDEGGLRGLYVRGFHPKRSGDILISLEPAWLESGAVVGTTHGSPYKYDTHVPILFYGYGIKKGSSMRYHPITDIAPTISALLKIKFPSGATGQPVVEIFE
- a CDS encoding response regulator, which translates into the protein MAARKYRTVMLIDDNEIDNLINQKMIEAAAVTDNIYTHTGAKSAIEFLKNMEKLDVADQVLPDVIFLDIDMPLMDGFQFLDEFEKLTNIAKKKCKIVMLTSSINPQDFNRSKKYENVRLYLNKPLSHESIVKLEV
- a CDS encoding WG repeat-containing protein, with the translated sequence MRSIYKFLPCITALLITAGVVAQGVDQAKSNIRKQKWDKAYGQLRKAMTKDSLNTAAAYVMAQYFFTPSNPAHQLDSAYEYVQHSLVDFQKTTVKQRERLKRFPLDSLVLIRLRQQIDSAAFVRARTLHTERAYVEFIAHFTTAQQRDQAAGLRDEVAYQDALLLNTHQAFAAYLDRYPESSRAREARARYDRLFFESATQDQRLASYETFLKEHPDTPHRREAEQNIFQLSTAAGSVESYENFLRNYPESTFAGRARNILFHLLPEEQRQGKFKSDSLRAVIDLEHNYLVPFLHAGQFGFMDKDGREIISAAMDELANDYRCGNVTDDVLVLPHNVVALNGAIIANETVVSVEDIGVGFLLMEQEGCSRVIHKTGFTVGDGCLDDAKILNGKLLALQQDNQWSTWTLTGRRLMPYAWDEIHALKDVIVLKKQATFTLVTIDHIATCAEQQQPVAGNEYQEVKPWPGDKIAVTTTEGPGVVDQSLHNYIRPARQVLTPAYFGATLANEAGTRTVNASGEVSAPFRRVIMQDPWTAVHDGTAWQLFAPATMTHQSPAFDSIAFAGPFALGMKKDSLRIYFSPRRYITLPQPLRTEFVPGQDSSSFLMVEQGDKKTIYNRLGQKLFTTPLEKIQYAGEGFFVVHKRDKKGLLSIDGKPVLPVEYDAIGSVSRGVVSLLKAMKFGLFDCKRKKLIAPGYSKNLVPYNDKVVVAYKNGAYGFVAWDGKPLDPLEFTEVRYWNDTAAFVKKGGLWMVYEIGSKQVLLDKVSAYKLIQDNPGEKLAIVQRDRRYGVINSRKGTVIPMTFSDIINVGSPGEPLYFTEKHVEEASIFVVIYYTADGKMLRKEVYEQDDYDRIYCSDN